Proteins from one Gimesia maris genomic window:
- a CDS encoding phage holin family protein encodes MIGQNGTVQSEHKPDMRGDLGDLGADLLALSELQVELLSVDTRDAVRESFSPTIYLAVGMGLCIGSFPVLLLGCAWWLSSAFELTLASCMLTVAVLSLILASGFFFFAWKGFKKSLRILQRSGTELRSNIDWIKTIISDKHRNRQKTVHRK; translated from the coding sequence ATGATCGGTCAGAACGGAACAGTCCAGTCGGAACATAAGCCTGACATGCGAGGCGACCTGGGTGACCTGGGGGCAGATTTACTGGCTCTGAGTGAGCTTCAAGTAGAACTCCTGTCTGTAGATACGCGAGATGCAGTCCGAGAATCATTCTCTCCGACAATCTATCTGGCTGTCGGGATGGGACTGTGTATCGGCTCATTTCCTGTTTTGCTTTTAGGATGTGCCTGGTGGTTGAGTAGCGCATTTGAATTAACTCTGGCCTCCTGCATGCTGACAGTAGCCGTCTTAAGTCTGATTCTTGCCAGCGGATTTTTCTTCTTCGCTTGGAAAGGTTTTAAGAAAAGCTTACGCATCTTACAGCGATCGGGAACTGAACTGCGAAGTAATATCGATTGGATTAAAACTATTATCTCCGATAAGCATCGAAATCGTCAGAAAACTGTTCACAGAAAATAA
- a CDS encoding protein kinase domain-containing protein: MLSPDSPQSIKNLTPPATSALDQVADDFIAKIRQGEKPVITDYVNRYPELASEIEEIFPAIVALEGGKYAAQAQGKVSLGASAPDQLGDFKIVREIGRGGMGVVYEAIQESLNRRVALKLLPRHSLLDDKQLKRFRREAELTASLHHTNIVPVFGVGENGNFHYYVMQLIEGVGLDELTQKIVSTAVDSHVKVKKTKPVSETETGSDTVYTPFEPGDENRSDDQPAAEHLHSSEFKKYVNSPYKIATLGIQAANALQYAHDRGILHRDIKPGNLLLDREGLLCITDFGLARAAEQSDLSKSTDIVGTLGYMAPEMFRGETCRQSDIYGLGITLYELLTKRYAIERTSRHAMIEQITHGTITSLRRINPRIPRDLETIILKAIATDTKHRYQTASELGEDLNRFLENRPIRAKRISPIEYLWRWSCRNPAIASLSGLALMLMLALGISMAVGFDRERRERKRAESSAQLATNALDRVFDRFVPSRLHTPEISGAGDGYAEPVLSRESADLLAGMVQFYTKLAESTGEQEEFQNKAANAQRKVGDIHRRLGDFSSALTAYQKSLNLYQQNTGESNALTIATLYNEIGRIYRYLSQHSEATEAHERAEKLLQANFAADLNQADLQFELARTFFLKAIQFHPDQLGSMTTNIRLQTPTGRFVPSEEERTQLQQAIEILEALIESDQTNPEYRYLLALCLQEQLPADYVRSPGERGKQARAFEILETLVQEHPHVADYRQAIVKSFGRLDIRRLNPDEIDESVIERLEKAIQHASRLVSDYPTIPEYKISLIHAHNKLAHGLDKMTTQQGGSNEIRTRHDTAELSLRTALRLQKELIIQFPEAPEHRIWKAKFENGLADILYKKGSETEAISLLESAIKTLQAELKTDPDSYNIHSVLLGSMEELARIYHYVGNEVDSWLMWDKYDQLMGEYKRKFPNAVHRMSNEHSPPAHGGPRPQHGRRPPRGPDRPGPPRFKNR, translated from the coding sequence ATGTTATCACCCGATTCCCCTCAATCGATCAAAAATCTGACACCTCCGGCGACATCCGCTCTGGATCAGGTCGCTGATGATTTTATCGCTAAAATTCGTCAGGGTGAAAAACCAGTAATCACGGATTATGTAAACCGTTATCCGGAACTGGCCAGCGAAATCGAAGAAATATTTCCCGCGATTGTTGCCCTGGAGGGTGGAAAATATGCCGCTCAGGCACAGGGAAAAGTCTCCCTGGGTGCCAGTGCACCAGATCAACTGGGAGATTTTAAGATTGTCAGGGAGATCGGCCGGGGCGGCATGGGCGTTGTCTACGAAGCAATACAGGAATCTCTTAATCGCCGTGTCGCATTGAAGCTTCTGCCACGACATTCACTGCTCGATGACAAACAATTAAAACGATTCCGCAGAGAGGCAGAACTGACCGCTTCCCTGCACCATACTAATATTGTTCCGGTATTCGGTGTGGGTGAAAACGGAAACTTCCACTACTATGTGATGCAGTTGATAGAAGGTGTGGGACTGGATGAACTGACACAGAAAATTGTCTCTACTGCTGTGGACAGTCATGTGAAAGTAAAAAAAACGAAACCGGTTTCTGAAACAGAAACCGGTAGTGATACTGTCTATACACCGTTTGAACCTGGTGACGAAAATCGATCCGACGATCAACCTGCTGCAGAACACCTTCATTCGTCAGAATTCAAAAAGTATGTCAATTCACCTTACAAGATTGCGACATTAGGAATTCAAGCGGCAAATGCCCTGCAATATGCACACGACCGGGGGATTCTGCATCGCGATATTAAACCAGGTAACCTGCTCCTCGACCGCGAAGGGCTCTTATGTATCACAGACTTTGGACTGGCACGCGCCGCCGAACAGAGCGATCTCAGTAAATCAACCGATATCGTGGGAACGCTGGGATATATGGCTCCGGAAATGTTTCGGGGAGAGACTTGCCGACAGAGTGATATCTATGGACTGGGAATCACCCTCTATGAGCTTTTAACGAAACGTTATGCCATTGAAAGAACCAGTCGGCATGCCATGATTGAACAAATCACTCATGGCACGATCACCTCTCTAAGGCGAATCAATCCGCGCATTCCACGCGATCTGGAAACCATCATTCTCAAAGCGATCGCCACCGATACGAAACATCGATATCAGACTGCCAGTGAACTTGGAGAAGACCTGAACCGGTTTCTGGAAAATCGTCCTATCCGGGCAAAGCGCATATCGCCAATCGAATATCTGTGGCGCTGGAGCTGCCGTAACCCTGCAATCGCGTCTCTGTCCGGACTTGCATTAATGTTGATGCTGGCTCTGGGAATTTCCATGGCAGTGGGATTTGACAGGGAGCGGCGGGAACGAAAGCGGGCAGAATCATCTGCTCAACTGGCGACGAATGCCCTCGATCGTGTCTTTGACCGCTTTGTCCCCTCAAGATTGCATACGCCAGAGATTTCCGGTGCCGGAGACGGCTATGCGGAGCCGGTGCTCTCACGTGAATCAGCTGACCTGCTGGCAGGCATGGTCCAGTTCTATACGAAACTGGCGGAATCAACTGGTGAGCAGGAGGAGTTTCAAAACAAAGCTGCGAACGCACAACGCAAAGTGGGAGATATTCATCGTCGGCTGGGAGATTTCAGTTCTGCTCTGACAGCTTATCAGAAATCACTCAATCTTTATCAGCAGAATACTGGTGAATCGAATGCGTTGACCATCGCTACCTTGTATAATGAAATCGGTCGCATTTACCGTTACCTGAGTCAACACAGTGAAGCCACTGAAGCACATGAGCGTGCAGAAAAACTGCTGCAGGCAAATTTTGCTGCCGACCTGAATCAGGCAGATCTTCAGTTTGAACTGGCACGGACTTTTTTCCTGAAAGCCATTCAGTTTCATCCGGATCAACTAGGGAGCATGACCACTAACATACGCTTGCAGACTCCCACCGGCAGATTCGTCCCGTCGGAGGAAGAACGCACACAACTCCAGCAAGCCATTGAAATTCTGGAAGCTCTGATTGAGTCAGATCAGACCAATCCGGAATATCGCTATTTACTCGCGCTTTGTCTGCAGGAACAGCTTCCCGCCGATTATGTACGCTCTCCAGGTGAAAGAGGCAAACAGGCCCGCGCTTTCGAAATTCTGGAAACGCTGGTTCAAGAGCACCCCCATGTTGCAGACTATCGTCAGGCTATAGTGAAATCGTTTGGACGTCTCGATATCCGTCGGTTAAATCCGGATGAAATCGATGAATCTGTCATCGAACGCCTGGAAAAAGCGATCCAGCATGCCAGCCGCCTGGTCTCAGATTATCCCACAATTCCAGAATATAAGATTTCCCTGATTCACGCACATAACAAGCTGGCACATGGTCTGGATAAAATGACCACGCAACAAGGGGGCTCAAACGAAATTCGGACACGCCACGATACCGCCGAACTCTCCCTCCGTACCGCCCTCCGATTGCAGAAAGAACTCATTATTCAGTTCCCGGAGGCACCAGAACACCGAATCTGGAAAGCCAAGTTTGAAAACGGACTGGCTGATATTCTGTATAAAAAAGGGAGTGAAACCGAAGCCATCAGCCTGCTGGAAAGCGCAATTAAAACGTTGCAGGCTGAACTAAAAACAGATCCAGACTCATACAATATCCATAGCGTTCTCTTAGGTTCAATGGAAGAACTTGCCCGAATCTACCACTATGTCGGCAATGAAGTTGACAGTTGGCTGATGTGGGACAAATACGATCAACTCATGGGAGAATATAAACGGAAATTTCCTAACGCCGTTCATCGCATGTCAAATGAACATTCTCCACCAGCACATGGAGGCCCGCGACCTCAGCATGGCAGGCGTCCTCCGCGGGGACCAGACAGACCCGGACCTCCCCGGTTTAAAAATCGTTGA
- a CDS encoding DUF2254 domain-containing protein has product MRARLENLWDSFRTSFWFVPTIMSLMAIMLAMGTNQLDSLLASSDRQLSWFSTTALAARSTLSSVAGATIALAGVVFSITIVTLSIASSQYGSRLVRNVMGASIADLVIGQYIGTSLYCMLILQNVREAHGDSPAFTPQVGTAVGLCLGLISMGMLIWFIHHVATAIQAPTIILEVSRDLNEAINRLFPERIGEAAEKEIDEEALEDQNCQTFDEILSGVGKYNITVPSKREGYIEGIDGGSLISLGQELNGVVELMCKPGDYITQDQLLARVWCQDQTETEEDSEEQIETVNNTVNRVIIIGLRRTPRQDVTYAARELVEIALRALSPGINDPFTAMSCVDRLGGALGRLVERSCPSQIRRDSESVPRLLITTADGFAEVLKYSFGMIREYGSSNTTVSLKILEALTGITSHASRPEDIEVIRQEAEALQTAFEEHHLVKADLISFQQAFDQLNNLLESSLRMTREPELS; this is encoded by the coding sequence ATGAGAGCACGACTCGAGAATCTATGGGATTCTTTCCGAACCAGCTTCTGGTTTGTCCCGACCATCATGTCCTTAATGGCTATTATGCTGGCAATGGGAACAAATCAGCTGGACAGCCTGCTCGCATCGTCTGATCGTCAACTCAGCTGGTTTTCAACGACCGCCCTTGCTGCCCGCTCTACGCTCTCTTCGGTAGCGGGAGCAACGATTGCACTGGCAGGTGTCGTATTTTCGATCACCATAGTGACTTTATCGATAGCCTCTTCCCAGTACGGTTCCCGACTGGTTCGCAATGTCATGGGTGCCAGTATCGCTGACCTGGTAATTGGCCAGTATATCGGAACCAGCCTGTATTGTATGCTGATTCTACAGAATGTACGCGAAGCACACGGAGACAGCCCTGCGTTTACTCCACAAGTGGGAACTGCTGTTGGACTCTGCCTGGGTCTGATCAGTATGGGAATGCTGATCTGGTTTATTCACCATGTGGCGACCGCCATTCAAGCCCCGACAATTATCCTGGAAGTCTCTCGTGATCTGAACGAGGCCATTAATCGATTGTTTCCTGAACGGATTGGCGAGGCGGCGGAGAAGGAAATAGACGAAGAAGCACTGGAAGATCAGAATTGTCAAACATTCGACGAAATTTTATCAGGGGTTGGAAAATATAACATCACTGTCCCCTCGAAACGGGAAGGCTATATCGAAGGCATTGATGGGGGAAGTCTGATCTCGCTGGGGCAGGAGTTGAATGGTGTGGTGGAACTGATGTGTAAACCCGGAGATTACATCACCCAGGATCAACTGCTGGCCCGGGTCTGGTGCCAGGATCAGACAGAAACAGAAGAGGATTCTGAAGAACAGATAGAAACGGTGAACAATACGGTTAATCGAGTCATCATTATCGGCCTGCGTCGCACCCCCCGCCAGGATGTCACCTATGCAGCCCGAGAACTGGTTGAAATCGCTTTACGGGCCCTCTCCCCGGGAATCAATGATCCCTTTACCGCAATGAGTTGTGTGGACCGGCTGGGAGGCGCACTGGGCAGACTTGTTGAACGATCCTGTCCCAGTCAAATTCGACGAGACAGCGAATCGGTTCCTCGCCTTTTAATAACCACGGCTGATGGTTTTGCTGAAGTTTTAAAATACTCATTCGGCATGATTCGTGAGTATGGTTCCAGCAACACCACCGTTTCACTGAAGATACTGGAGGCACTGACTGGAATCACCAGCCATGCTTCTCGCCCGGAAGATATTGAAGTAATCCGTCAGGAAGCAGAAGCTTTACAGACCGCGTTTGAAGAACACCATCTTGTCAAAGCAGACCTAATTAGTTTTCAGCAGGCTTTCGATCAGTTAAACAATTTACTGGAGTCCAGCCTGCGGATGACCCGCGAGCCCGAACTGTCTTAG
- a CDS encoding DUF883 C-terminal domain-containing protein — protein MIHQYEDLEKHIVPVSHDQAESSVTSKSSQVCDYVEEQPVKSVMISLGVGIGAGLLLGSMFRGSTRYFSRDQAFMDRVGNSVRESLSEIVPDSLKKHFRS, from the coding sequence ATGATTCACCAATATGAAGATCTGGAAAAACACATTGTACCTGTCTCGCACGATCAGGCGGAAAGTTCGGTAACTTCGAAATCATCTCAGGTTTGCGATTACGTAGAAGAACAACCAGTCAAATCCGTAATGATCAGCCTGGGGGTCGGCATCGGTGCTGGACTGCTTTTAGGATCCATGTTCCGGGGTTCGACCAGGTACTTTTCACGGGATCAGGCTTTTATGGATCGCGTAGGAAACAGTGTCCGAGAGTCATTGTCTGAAATTGTTCCCGACTCACTGAAGAAACATTTCCGTTCCTGA
- a CDS encoding DUF883 family protein, with the protein MTTREELRGHWNEIRGRIEERWSQLNSSDLDGLEGKTDQLVGRIQQKTGETKRDIQRELDSMVESFSQSASTMADKMGDTLNEAVKNSKEQFAHASDAAREQYEQVNQSVQKGYREAERTVRKHPAESVAVAFGTGLIAGVIVSLAWRR; encoded by the coding sequence ATGACCACTCGAGAAGAACTTCGCGGCCACTGGAATGAAATTCGGGGACGCATTGAAGAACGATGGAGCCAGCTTAATTCGAGTGATCTAGACGGGCTGGAAGGCAAGACAGATCAACTCGTAGGGAGGATTCAGCAGAAGACCGGTGAAACGAAACGAGATATCCAGCGAGAACTCGATTCGATGGTTGAGAGCTTTTCTCAATCGGCATCAACAATGGCAGATAAAATGGGTGACACTCTAAACGAAGCTGTCAAAAATTCCAAAGAACAGTTTGCTCACGCTTCAGACGCTGCCCGTGAGCAATATGAGCAGGTGAATCAGTCAGTTCAGAAAGGGTATCGCGAGGCAGAGCGTACGGTACGTAAGCATCCCGCGGAGTCCGTTGCAGTGGCGTTTGGCACGGGGTTAATTGCAGGTGTGATTGTAAGCCTGGCGTGGCGTCGATAA
- a CDS encoding GlsB/YeaQ/YmgE family stress response membrane protein, whose translation MGIFQFLLLLLVAAICGGIAQSLAGYSRGGCLTSIALGFIGALLGTWISGKLGLPELLTVEFGDQPFPILWSIIGAALFVSLLSLISFQKK comes from the coding sequence ATGGGAATCTTTCAATTTTTATTATTGCTGTTGGTCGCTGCCATCTGCGGTGGCATTGCACAATCACTGGCAGGATATTCCCGCGGGGGTTGCCTGACCTCAATCGCCCTGGGTTTCATCGGTGCACTGCTAGGCACATGGATTTCCGGAAAGCTGGGCCTGCCTGAATTACTGACGGTTGAATTCGGGGATCAACCCTTCCCCATTCTATGGTCGATTATCGGAGCGGCGCTGTTTGTATCACTACTCAGTCTGATTTCATTCCAGAAGAAATAA
- a CDS encoding alkaline phosphatase family protein: MKKVILIIIDAMASRVVQPALEKGLLPHFQQLVERGVLSRECTSIFPSITPAATCALATGTYPFEHGISGAYWYDRDQDDIAYFGSDLPAIMNEGMDRYINDFQIKLNIDRLQVPTIFERIEQHGSLTDAVVNFMWYRGTVAHETSTPFLLKLTPGVTLAESMIGPHTMFLGEFVSTPLYGNTLSARGGITRRFGFHDDTTADYLLGMAEQDCLPDFTLAYFPNNDFDSHSEGPENAITTLQNVDSHLGKLIEILGGIDQFLEKHTILMTGDHSQSDLEENPGIHLDEVLKEFQVVDAGNPWNTSEELMVCPNMRSAQIYMQPELWENRKAVIDCLLNCPEIDQVMWCDHDSGLNGTDQPAFYVHTQDRGHLVFKPAPDSTGDAHDVYGTSWIWNGDLNAVDASITADHQIKFGDYPNAFERIATGFSEKTGNIWVTARLGKEFCLPSMKCNPAGSHGSLHELDSTAPLIAAGLPDDFELPDALRIIDITPICLQLLGLETPRQPGESAINNPQNSQKS; this comes from the coding sequence ATGAAAAAAGTCATCTTGATTATAATTGATGCCATGGCGTCCCGAGTTGTCCAACCAGCATTGGAAAAAGGCTTGCTGCCCCATTTCCAGCAACTGGTGGAACGGGGTGTTTTATCCCGGGAATGCACGTCCATATTTCCCTCGATTACACCGGCTGCAACATGCGCCCTGGCAACAGGCACTTATCCCTTCGAACATGGAATCTCCGGTGCATACTGGTACGATCGTGACCAGGATGATATCGCTTATTTTGGATCTGATCTGCCGGCAATTATGAATGAGGGGATGGATCGATATATCAATGATTTTCAGATCAAACTGAACATCGACCGTCTTCAGGTACCGACGATTTTCGAGCGAATTGAGCAACACGGGAGCCTGACGGATGCAGTGGTCAACTTCATGTGGTATCGAGGCACTGTGGCGCATGAAACCAGCACCCCTTTTCTTCTGAAGTTGACTCCCGGAGTGACCCTGGCGGAATCGATGATCGGACCACATACCATGTTTCTGGGAGAGTTTGTTTCGACTCCGCTTTATGGGAATACGCTTTCAGCACGAGGTGGCATTACGAGGCGATTTGGTTTCCACGACGATACGACTGCCGACTATCTGCTGGGGATGGCTGAGCAGGACTGTCTACCAGATTTTACACTGGCCTATTTTCCCAACAATGATTTTGACAGTCACTCAGAGGGACCGGAAAACGCGATAACAACTCTCCAGAACGTCGACAGTCACCTGGGCAAACTGATTGAAATCCTCGGCGGTATCGACCAGTTTCTGGAAAAACATACAATCCTGATGACAGGTGACCATTCTCAGAGTGATCTGGAGGAAAATCCGGGAATCCATTTAGACGAAGTACTCAAAGAGTTTCAGGTCGTAGATGCCGGTAACCCCTGGAACACTTCAGAAGAATTGATGGTTTGCCCGAATATGCGGTCGGCACAAATCTACATGCAACCCGAATTGTGGGAGAATCGCAAGGCAGTCATTGACTGTCTGTTGAATTGCCCCGAGATTGACCAGGTGATGTGGTGTGACCATGACAGTGGATTGAATGGGACAGACCAACCGGCCTTTTACGTTCATACGCAAGACCGGGGACATCTGGTTTTTAAACCGGCTCCTGATTCAACCGGTGATGCCCACGATGTCTATGGTACATCCTGGATCTGGAATGGCGATTTAAACGCCGTCGATGCAAGCATTACAGCTGACCATCAAATTAAATTCGGTGATTACCCGAATGCATTTGAACGTATCGCAACAGGTTTTTCTGAAAAGACAGGAAACATCTGGGTGACAGCCCGACTGGGTAAGGAATTCTGTCTGCCGTCAATGAAGTGTAATCCAGCGGGCTCGCATGGTTCCCTGCATGAGTTAGATTCGACCGCCCCCCTGATCGCAGCAGGACTGCCTGATGATTTCGAGTTGCCTGATGCGCTTCGTATTATCGATATTACACCGATCTGCCTGCAGTTACTGGGACTGGAAACGCCACGCCAGCCAGGTGAAAGTGCGATCAACAATCCTCAGAATAGCCAGAAAAGTTGA
- a CDS encoding AI-2E family transporter has product MSLSTTSNASDCRNPSQEVRTGDDSDTDSSSSDIQQLREEQAVSSTVLKDKIQIQSYGRISLAILATLGVVHALYFARAIFIPIALAIVLFFLLAPLVRFLTRVCPIPESLSAAIVVLSLTFMIGLASYFLASPVSDWLSSAPATFRKAEQKLRFIIDPVDKIDQASSQVSDIAGGKEKDDVVKVSIQQPPVTSYLLSSTVNFLAGVTITVVLVYLLLAMGHRTLNSVVELLPTLDDKRGLVTMIRNVENGISRYLVTITAINIGLGIIIGTVMWLLGLPDPILLGIMAATLNFIPFVGAFIGAAVTFLIGIVYLNTPAEAMLGPLMYIVINTLEGNVFTPMILGHSMKLNPALVFVCIIFWGWAWGVGGILLAVPLIGMVKISCDHFKSLQPVARILSG; this is encoded by the coding sequence GTGTCCCTGTCTACGACGTCCAATGCATCCGATTGCCGGAACCCCAGCCAGGAAGTTCGAACTGGCGATGATTCGGATACAGATTCTTCATCTTCTGATATTCAGCAGCTCAGGGAAGAGCAGGCGGTGTCGTCTACTGTATTAAAAGATAAGATTCAGATTCAATCTTATGGCCGAATCTCACTGGCCATTCTTGCGACTTTGGGTGTAGTTCATGCCTTGTATTTTGCTCGAGCCATTTTTATACCCATCGCGCTGGCGATTGTTCTGTTTTTTCTTTTGGCGCCTTTAGTAAGATTTCTGACACGAGTCTGTCCCATTCCGGAATCTCTTTCTGCAGCGATCGTTGTGCTCTCTCTCACTTTTATGATTGGTCTTGCCAGCTATTTCCTGGCGTCGCCGGTTTCTGACTGGCTTTCGAGCGCTCCTGCCACATTTAGAAAAGCGGAACAGAAATTACGCTTCATTATCGACCCGGTAGATAAAATCGACCAGGCTTCTTCCCAGGTATCTGACATTGCAGGCGGTAAAGAAAAAGACGATGTGGTCAAGGTTTCAATTCAACAGCCCCCAGTCACCAGTTACCTGTTAAGCTCAACTGTTAATTTTCTGGCAGGTGTGACAATCACTGTGGTGCTGGTCTATCTTCTACTGGCGATGGGGCATCGGACATTGAATTCGGTCGTTGAGTTACTTCCGACCCTCGACGATAAACGAGGCCTCGTGACAATGATTCGTAACGTGGAAAATGGTATTTCCCGATATCTGGTCACGATTACAGCGATCAATATTGGGCTGGGGATCATCATCGGAACTGTGATGTGGTTGCTGGGCCTCCCCGATCCCATCCTGCTGGGAATCATGGCAGCGACTCTCAACTTCATTCCGTTTGTGGGCGCATTTATTGGTGCAGCTGTGACATTTCTAATCGGAATTGTTTATCTCAATACGCCGGCAGAAGCCATGTTAGGGCCGTTGATGTATATCGTGATTAATACCCTGGAAGGGAATGTGTTTACGCCAATGATTTTAGGGCATTCGATGAAGCTCAACCCGGCATTGGTATTTGTCTGCATTATTTTCTGGGGCTGGGCCTGGGGCGTTGGTGGTATTCTACTGGCCGTTCCCCTGATCGGCATGGTCAAGATATCCTGTGACCACTTTAAGTCCCTGCAGCCGGTTGCCCGCATCCTGTCTGGGTGA
- a CDS encoding ANTAR domain-containing response regulator — translation MMEMESLQILIAHSNSATLQLIQKAVLKLGHQIIGTVQTGEEIIQACASQLPDIVISGVRMPDMDGIRALTLIGKNTPVPGIIVTPKSDLELVETAALDHIMAWLVEPIRAIDLGPTILLVHRRAAEFAELRQENQDLRDSLNDRKIIEQAKGILMKTAHLDEATAFRQLQKIASHKRTKLIEIARAIITAEGAFDLIQKD, via the coding sequence ATGATGGAGATGGAATCGCTGCAGATACTGATTGCACACAGTAACAGTGCGACTCTGCAGCTTATCCAGAAGGCAGTGCTTAAACTGGGGCATCAGATCATCGGGACTGTTCAAACGGGTGAGGAAATTATTCAAGCCTGTGCCAGTCAACTGCCTGATATCGTCATCAGCGGCGTACGCATGCCTGATATGGATGGGATTCGCGCTCTGACACTTATTGGTAAAAATACTCCCGTCCCGGGAATTATTGTTACTCCCAAGTCTGACCTGGAGCTCGTGGAAACTGCAGCTCTGGATCATATCATGGCATGGCTGGTTGAGCCGATTCGAGCGATTGATCTTGGCCCTACAATATTGCTGGTACATCGACGCGCTGCCGAATTTGCTGAACTTCGACAGGAAAATCAGGATCTCCGTGACTCGTTGAATGATCGAAAAATCATAGAACAGGCTAAGGGAATTCTGATGAAAACTGCTCATCTGGATGAGGCGACAGCTTTCCGCCAGCTTCAAAAAATCGCCAGTCATAAACGCACGAAACTGATTGAAATCGCCCGTGCAATCATTACCGCTGAGGGTGCCTTCGATCTCATCCAGAAAGACTGA
- a CDS encoding sigma-70 family RNA polymerase sigma factor, whose protein sequence is MFDEFEDPEIFLNRLRENPEGVLADEYDRYRDRLWRIVNFRLDTRLLGRVDADDILQEAYLDAATRIEHYLNDPATTFFIWLRTIVGQTLIDVHRRHLGAQKRDVRREVKAKRRVFSASTSFQIANVLLGDMTSPSQAALKEELAIQLREALESLNEIDREILVLRHFEELSNLEASEVLEIEPKTASMRYFRALTRLRSILVQIPGIIE, encoded by the coding sequence TTGTTTGATGAGTTCGAAGACCCTGAGATCTTTCTCAACCGATTACGCGAGAATCCGGAAGGGGTGCTTGCGGATGAATACGACCGTTACCGGGATCGTCTGTGGCGTATTGTCAATTTTCGACTGGATACACGACTGCTCGGTCGGGTTGACGCGGATGACATACTGCAGGAAGCATACCTGGATGCGGCCACGCGCATTGAACACTATCTGAACGACCCGGCTACTACGTTTTTCATCTGGCTGAGAACGATTGTCGGACAGACTTTGATTGACGTTCATCGTCGACACCTGGGTGCGCAAAAGCGAGATGTGCGTCGTGAAGTAAAGGCAAAGCGTCGCGTTTTTTCAGCCTCGACTTCCTTTCAGATTGCAAACGTTCTTCTGGGGGACATGACTTCACCCAGCCAGGCTGCCCTCAAGGAAGAACTGGCGATTCAGTTGCGTGAAGCTTTGGAGTCCTTAAATGAAATTGATCGCGAAATTCTGGTCCTGAGACATTTTGAAGAACTGTCCAACCTCGAGGCATCTGAGGTCCTGGAAATTGAACCCAAAACTGCCAGTATGCGATATTTTCGTGCTCTGACCAGATTACGCTCCATTCTGGTTCAAATCCCTGGTATCATTGAATAA